One Streptomyces drozdowiczii DNA segment encodes these proteins:
- a CDS encoding beta-ketoacyl-[acyl-carrier-protein] synthase family protein — protein sequence MRRVVITGVGVVAPGGTGTAAFWSLLTEGRTATRRITRFDAASFRSRIAAEADFDPAHYGFDAADAHRLDRVAQFALTAAREAVADSGIDLAAGGERTGVSLGTAVGCSSGLDEVYAHVSEGGEHWLLDPARAEERLGDYLVPSSVAAEVARDAGALGPVAVVSTGCTSGLDSLGHAAELIREGSADVMLAGASEAPITPITLASFDAIRATSARNDEPETASRPFDRTRGGFVLGEGSAVLVLEEYTHAVRRGAHVYAEIAGFASRSNAYHMTGLRLDGREMAEAVRTALDEARLDPSAVDYVNAHGSGTKQNDKHETAAFKASLGEHAYRVPVSSIKSMIGHSLGAIGSLEIAACALAIEHDTVPPTANLHEPDPSCDLDYVPLVAREQRTDTVLSVGSGFGGFQSAMVLTAPRTEAHR from the coding sequence ATGAGGCGGGTCGTCATCACCGGGGTGGGGGTGGTCGCCCCGGGCGGCACCGGCACCGCCGCGTTCTGGTCGCTGCTGACGGAGGGCCGTACCGCCACCCGCCGCATCACCCGCTTCGACGCCGCGTCGTTCCGGTCCCGGATCGCCGCCGAGGCCGACTTCGACCCCGCGCACTACGGCTTCGACGCCGCCGATGCCCACCGCCTGGACCGGGTCGCGCAGTTCGCGCTCACCGCCGCCCGCGAGGCCGTCGCCGACAGCGGCATCGACCTGGCGGCCGGGGGCGAGCGCACCGGCGTCTCGCTGGGCACCGCCGTCGGGTGCAGCAGCGGGCTCGACGAGGTGTACGCGCATGTCAGCGAGGGCGGCGAACACTGGCTGCTGGACCCGGCCCGCGCGGAGGAACGGCTCGGGGACTACCTCGTGCCGAGCTCCGTGGCCGCCGAGGTCGCCCGGGACGCCGGGGCGCTCGGCCCCGTCGCCGTCGTCTCCACCGGGTGCACCTCCGGCCTCGACTCGCTCGGGCACGCCGCGGAGCTCATCCGCGAGGGCAGCGCCGACGTGATGCTGGCCGGTGCGTCCGAGGCGCCGATCACCCCGATCACCCTGGCCTCCTTCGACGCGATCCGGGCCACCTCCGCGCGCAACGACGAGCCGGAGACCGCCTCGCGCCCCTTCGACCGGACCCGGGGCGGCTTCGTTCTCGGCGAGGGCAGCGCCGTACTCGTGCTGGAGGAGTACACGCACGCGGTGCGCCGGGGGGCGCATGTGTACGCGGAGATCGCGGGGTTCGCCAGCCGCTCGAACGCGTACCACATGACCGGACTGCGCCTGGACGGGCGGGAGATGGCGGAGGCCGTCCGTACCGCCCTGGACGAGGCGCGGCTCGACCCGTCCGCCGTGGACTACGTCAACGCGCACGGCTCGGGCACGAAGCAGAACGACAAGCACGAGACGGCCGCCTTCAAGGCCAGCCTGGGCGAGCACGCCTACCGGGTGCCCGTCAGCTCGATCAAGTCGATGATCGGGCACTCGCTCGGCGCGATCGGCTCCCTGGAGATCGCCGCGTGCGCGCTGGCCATCGAGCACGACACCGTGCCGCCCACCGCCAACCTCCACGAGCCCGACCCGAGCTGCGACCTCGACTACGTGCCGCTCGTCGCCCGCGAGCAGCGCACCGACACCGTCCTCAGTGTCGGCAGCGGATTCGGCGGCTTCCAGAGCGCGATGGTGCTCACCGCACCCCGGACGGAGGCGCACCGATGA
- a CDS encoding thioesterase II family protein — MPDERPVRLHCFAHAGAGVSAFYGWGPRLGPGVETVPHLLPGRERRRSEPRLTRPAGLLADQLPHFTGESGESGEAPYILYGHSLGALVAYSVTRALHEAGLPGPALLVVGACPPPDELSALADQCRAGDEELLRMLGEAGALPTRARPGDFWHQTVLPVLRDDLVLAHELRTAAREPSPAGPLTVPVLAVAGADDPLAQPEAMAQWRAWTTGPFAVRTVPGDHFFLRGHELPRLVGRAARVVRRLAPQPAGVR; from the coding sequence ATGCCCGACGAACGGCCCGTACGGCTCCACTGCTTCGCGCACGCCGGAGCGGGAGTCTCCGCCTTCTACGGCTGGGGCCCGCGCCTCGGCCCCGGCGTCGAGACCGTGCCGCACCTGCTGCCCGGCCGCGAACGCCGACGCTCCGAGCCGCGCCTCACCCGCCCCGCCGGCCTGCTCGCGGACCAGCTGCCCCACTTCACCGGGGAGAGCGGCGAGAGCGGCGAAGCCCCGTACATCCTGTACGGGCACAGCCTCGGCGCCCTCGTCGCGTACAGCGTCACCCGGGCCCTGCACGAGGCGGGGCTCCCGGGGCCCGCGCTGCTCGTCGTCGGCGCCTGCCCGCCGCCCGACGAGCTGTCCGCCCTGGCCGACCAGTGCCGGGCGGGCGACGAGGAGCTGCTGCGCATGCTCGGCGAGGCGGGCGCCCTGCCCACGCGCGCCCGGCCCGGCGACTTCTGGCACCAGACCGTGCTGCCGGTGCTCCGCGACGACCTCGTCCTCGCACACGAACTGCGGACGGCCGCCCGCGAACCCTCGCCCGCCGGGCCGCTCACGGTCCCCGTCCTCGCGGTCGCCGGAGCCGACGACCCGCTGGCGCAGCCGGAGGCCATGGCGCAGTGGCGCGCCTGGACCACCGGCCCCTTCGCCGTCCGCACCGTGCCCGGCGACCACTTCTTCCTGCGGGGTCACGAGCTGCCCCGGCTGGTGGGCCGCGCCGCCCGCGTGGTGCGGCGGCTCGCCCCGCAGCCGGCGGGTGTCCGATGA
- a CDS encoding AfsR/SARP family transcriptional regulator has translation MRIQVLGPLSAEVNGMSIVPTAGKPRQLLALLAFHPGRVVPVPTLMEEIWGSNSPQSAMTTLQTYILQLRRRLGTAMGPDTPGAAKEVLATRHGGYLLQIPPDAVDVHRYEELVTAGRGAFDRGEDVRASSLFGEALAMWQGSALVDVRLGPVLDIEVMRLEESRLVTVERRIDADLRCGRHTEVLAELTDLIMRHPQHEGLHSQAMVALYRSGRQATALDVYRRLRLRLVEELGVEPSPQMQRLHRAMLTVDPALDVLSGPRGLSTFDLYAA, from the coding sequence GTGCGCATACAGGTTCTGGGTCCGTTGAGTGCCGAGGTCAACGGGATGTCGATCGTGCCCACCGCGGGCAAGCCGCGACAGCTCCTCGCGCTGCTCGCCTTCCATCCGGGCCGCGTCGTGCCCGTGCCCACCCTCATGGAGGAGATCTGGGGCAGCAACTCGCCGCAGAGCGCCATGACCACCCTTCAGACGTACATCCTCCAATTACGCCGCCGGCTCGGCACCGCCATGGGGCCCGACACCCCCGGCGCCGCCAAGGAGGTCCTGGCCACCCGGCACGGCGGCTACCTGCTCCAGATCCCGCCGGACGCCGTCGACGTGCACCGTTACGAGGAGCTGGTGACGGCCGGGCGCGGCGCCTTCGACCGGGGCGAGGACGTCCGGGCCTCCTCGCTGTTCGGCGAGGCGCTCGCCATGTGGCAGGGCTCCGCGCTGGTCGACGTACGGCTGGGACCGGTCCTCGACATCGAGGTGATGCGGCTGGAGGAGTCCCGCCTGGTCACCGTCGAGCGGCGCATCGACGCGGATCTGCGCTGCGGCCGGCACACCGAGGTCCTCGCCGAACTCACCGACCTGATCATGCGCCACCCCCAGCACGAGGGGCTGCACTCGCAGGCGATGGTCGCCCTCTACCGGTCCGGCCGCCAGGCCACCGCCCTCGACGTCTACCGCAGGCTGAGGCTCCGACTCGTGGAGGAGCTGGGCGTGGAGCCGTCGCCGCAGATGCAGCGGCTGCACCGGGCCATGCTCACCGTCGACCCCGCGCTCGACGTGCTCAGCGGGCCGCGCGGACTGTCCACGTTCGATCTGTACGCGGCCTGA